One region of Ananas comosus cultivar F153 linkage group 9, ASM154086v1, whole genome shotgun sequence genomic DNA includes:
- the LOC109715172 gene encoding protein JASON-like isoform X3 → MGCLFGCFRIKDDDRGDHFISSSIASANKQINGEKLVSKNQLAAIFLREDKGSPCEKSLYQNSQERRDKERSDRELKDEGGVPPVRSWLPGITGKALFTEGQQVAEVSENGSSISKGHQTSVQHESTVKHDSGLKCRIGSVTSNTSPQESKESHLPSFGSKCEPFPMLLKLTEEMQTPATAYPADQESLKTRKNARICTQYMYPVLNPVHNLSQASEHTDSELCGNHAFRESQRNAVTPWANRAKGPLNQDDPELAVPSLSQWLKPPVANSGGRYEISPKSRSQSGMSSDVDRPIIGMVAAHWNEEESDPVPPKWWDGNGIPNSTNKYKEDQKVSWHATPFEERLEKALSEEKLQSQRKHSNGKSIEFRDEGEESDTAAS, encoded by the exons ATGGGATGCTTGTTTGGTTGTTTCCGGATCAAAGATGATGATCGAGGGGATCACTTCATCTCCAGCTCGATTGCTTCCGCGAACAAG CAGATTAATGGGGAGAAATTGGTGTCGAAGAATCAATTAGCAGCTATTTTCTTACGGGAAG ATAAAGGTTCTCCCTGTGAAAAAAGCTTGTATCAAAATTCACAAGAGAGGCGTGATAAAGAGAGGTCAGATAGAGAACTCAAGGATGAG GGTGGTGTGCCTCCTGTTCGCTCATGGCTCCCTGGTATAACTGGTAAAGCACTTTTTACTGAAGGACAACAAGTTGCTGAAGTTTCAGAAAATGGAAG CTCTATTAGCAAGGGACATCAAACCTCAGTGCAGCACGAGAGTACGGTAAAACATGACTCTGGTCTCAAGTGTCGGATTGGCAGTGTAACTTCGAATACATCACCGCAAGAAAGCAAAGAAAGCCATCTTCCATCCTTTGGTTCTAAATGTGAACCCTTTCCGATGCTGTTAAAACTGACTGAGGAAATGCAAACTCCAGCAACTGCTTATCCAGCTGATCAAGAGTCACTCAAAACCAGAAAAAACGCTAGAATCTGTACACAATACATGTATCCAGTTTTAAATCCTGTACACAACCTATCTCAAGCTTCAGAACATACAGATTCAGAATTGTGTGGAAACCATGCATTTAGGGAGAGTCAAAGAAATGCAGTGACACCTTGGGCCAATAGAGCAAAGGGACCATTAAACCAGGATGATCCAGAACTTGCTGTTCCCAGTTTATCTCAATGGTTGAAACCCCCAGTGGCTAATAGTGGAGGGAGGTACGAGATATCTCCAAAGTCCAGGTCTCAATCTGGAATGAGCTCTGATGTGGACAGGCCTATTATCGGAATGGTTGCTGCACATTGGAATGAGGAAGAATCAGATCCTGTTCCTCCAAAGTGGTGGGACGGAAATGGCATCCCCAACTCGACGAACAAGTATAAAGAG GATCAGAAAGTAAGCTGGCATGCCACCCCGTTTGAGGAGAGGCTAGAGAAGGCTTTATCAGAAGAGAAACTACAGTCCCAAAG gaAACATTCTAATGGGAAATCAATTGAGTTCAGGGATGAAGGTGAGGAAAGTGATACAGCAGCATCCTGA
- the LOC109715173 gene encoding uncharacterized protein LOC109715173, whose amino-acid sequence MASPPTSSSSSAGLFRRAPGSARAHSAPPEAVGAGAIRADVDPPPRPKPIMQKLAIGAIVLLGCVQFFLPASHFRDPSDPRRTWIPYDPSRSSPISTNKRSFEEEQLDMPVKQEAEVPGTHIFSWTDCLDLRVLAVLANSTLSSSRYPEDVFFHFFIPEHEDEKLSFYKLKVVLPSSNLGIIGQKDVKEKLNIATPEAEFLWNYRHELAPFFISYQHLPLNKYVYVLPDTIIKGNIEDLFSFDLAPYAIGAAEDCSKRVGDYVDIEVLNAIQRTAAKSWISDKPYDKNACLPDFNVLLVEPHKLESTLLESIVWWNKVLDKGSERGNRMKFAIALAFYDKYFKLPSTWKISSSLEADETNEIKALRFDGPTRVCSEDDDRDQGPNHGDIWQQYLSSNSVAVLSH is encoded by the exons ATGGCGTCGCCCCcgacctcttcctcctcctccgcgggACTCTTTCGCCGCGCCCCGGGCTCGGCGCGGGCGCATTCAGCTCCTCCGGAGGCCGTCGGGGCCGGGGCCATCCGAGCCGACGTggatccgccgccgcggccgaagcCCATCATGCAGAAGCTCGCCATCGGGGCCATCGTCCTCTTGGGCTGCGTCCAGTTCTTCCTCCCCGCCTCCCACTTCCGCGACCCCTCCGACCCCCGCCGCACCTGGATCCCCTACGACCCCAGTCGCTCCTCCCCCATC tccacaaataaaagaagtttcgAGGAGGAGCAACTTGATATGCCAGTGAAGCAGGAGGCAGAAGTCCCAGGGACACATATCTTCTCTTGGACAGACTGTTTAGATTTGCGAGTTCTTGCAGTCCTTGCCAACTCAACTTTGTCCAGCTCAAG ATATCCGGAGGATGTATTTTTCCATTTCTTCATACCTGAACATGAAGACGAGAAACTGTCCTTCTATAAGCTAAAAGTAGTCCTGCCTTCCTCAAACCTTGGTATAATTGG TCAGAAGGATGTGAAGGAGAAATTAAACATTGCTACTCCTGAAGCGGAATTTCTTTGGAATTACCGTCATGAATTGGCACCATTTTTCATTTCATACCAGCATTTACCTTTGAACAAATATGTATATGTCTTACCAGACACCATCATAAAG GGAAATATTGAAGATCTCTTTAGTTTTGATTTGGCTCCTTATGCTATTGGAGCCGCCGAAGACTGCAGCAAGAGGGTGGGTGATTACGTCGATATCGAGGTTTTAAATGCTATACAGAGAACTGCTGCCAAAAGTTGGATATCTGACAAACCTTATGATAAAAATGCCTGCTTACCTGATTTCAATGTGCTCTTAGTGGAACCTCATAAGTTAGAAAGCACTCTACTCGAGTCCATTGTGTGGTGGAACAAAGTTCTTGACAAAGGAAGTGAAAG GGGCAACCGTATGAAGTTCGCAATTGCTCTAGCTTTCTATGACAAATATTTCAAGCTTCCCTCTACTTGGAAAATCAGCTCTTCATTGGAAGCTGATGAAACTAATGAAATCAAAGCACTCCGTTTTGATGGGCCGACAAGAGTTTGCTCCGAAGATGACGACCGGGATCAAGGACCAAATCATGGTGATATTTGGCAGCAATATCTTTCGTCAAACTCGGTCGCCGTATTAAGTCATTGA
- the LOC109715172 gene encoding protein JASON-like isoform X1, with amino-acid sequence MGCLFGCFRIKDDDRGDHFISSSIASANKQINGEKLVSKNQLAAIFLREDKGSPCEKSLYQNSQERRDKERSDRELKDEAKFLKSFGTLLETPEEIRKASESGNAETLDQGGVPPVRSWLPGITGKALFTEGQQVAEVSENGSSISKGHQTSVQHESTVKHDSGLKCRIGSVTSNTSPQESKESHLPSFGSKCEPFPMLLKLTEEMQTPATAYPADQESLKTRKNARICTQYMYPVLNPVHNLSQASEHTDSELCGNHAFRESQRNAVTPWANRAKGPLNQDDPELAVPSLSQWLKPPVANSGGRYEISPKSRSQSGMSSDVDRPIIGMVAAHWNEEESDPVPPKWWDGNGIPNSTNKYKEDQKVSWHATPFEERLEKALSEEKLQSQRKHSNGKSIEFRDEGEESDTAAS; translated from the exons ATGGGATGCTTGTTTGGTTGTTTCCGGATCAAAGATGATGATCGAGGGGATCACTTCATCTCCAGCTCGATTGCTTCCGCGAACAAG CAGATTAATGGGGAGAAATTGGTGTCGAAGAATCAATTAGCAGCTATTTTCTTACGGGAAG ATAAAGGTTCTCCCTGTGAAAAAAGCTTGTATCAAAATTCACAAGAGAGGCGTGATAAAGAGAGGTCAGATAGAGAACTCAAGGATGAG GCCAAGTTTCTTAAATCTTTTGGCACTTTACTAGAAACACCAGAAGAAATTCGAAAAGCATCTGAAAGTGGAAATGCTGAAACTCTTGATCAGGGTGGTGTGCCTCCTGTTCGCTCATGGCTCCCTGGTATAACTGGTAAAGCACTTTTTACTGAAGGACAACAAGTTGCTGAAGTTTCAGAAAATGGAAG CTCTATTAGCAAGGGACATCAAACCTCAGTGCAGCACGAGAGTACGGTAAAACATGACTCTGGTCTCAAGTGTCGGATTGGCAGTGTAACTTCGAATACATCACCGCAAGAAAGCAAAGAAAGCCATCTTCCATCCTTTGGTTCTAAATGTGAACCCTTTCCGATGCTGTTAAAACTGACTGAGGAAATGCAAACTCCAGCAACTGCTTATCCAGCTGATCAAGAGTCACTCAAAACCAGAAAAAACGCTAGAATCTGTACACAATACATGTATCCAGTTTTAAATCCTGTACACAACCTATCTCAAGCTTCAGAACATACAGATTCAGAATTGTGTGGAAACCATGCATTTAGGGAGAGTCAAAGAAATGCAGTGACACCTTGGGCCAATAGAGCAAAGGGACCATTAAACCAGGATGATCCAGAACTTGCTGTTCCCAGTTTATCTCAATGGTTGAAACCCCCAGTGGCTAATAGTGGAGGGAGGTACGAGATATCTCCAAAGTCCAGGTCTCAATCTGGAATGAGCTCTGATGTGGACAGGCCTATTATCGGAATGGTTGCTGCACATTGGAATGAGGAAGAATCAGATCCTGTTCCTCCAAAGTGGTGGGACGGAAATGGCATCCCCAACTCGACGAACAAGTATAAAGAG GATCAGAAAGTAAGCTGGCATGCCACCCCGTTTGAGGAGAGGCTAGAGAAGGCTTTATCAGAAGAGAAACTACAGTCCCAAAG gaAACATTCTAATGGGAAATCAATTGAGTTCAGGGATGAAGGTGAGGAAAGTGATACAGCAGCATCCTGA
- the LOC109715665 gene encoding uncharacterized protein LOC109715665, with amino-acid sequence MMSEASMESKPPPHPLRQIAESATHKLLLKQWLKEEELLLRRVALRETRLDAARRETTGLFCAFFVFHSTALLLLFSSASDAPAPRTCHRSWIPCLLSLLSSLGLIWAVRYKGDTEKVLERMLEREKEDALLLGKCVGELRKKGAEFDLLKEVDALRRAKSLRVEAKAAAAVRRWSGRDLGIMALFAAACGAVALTRFVLCS; translated from the coding sequence ATGATGAGCGAGGCATCGATGGAATCGAAGCCGCCACCGCACCCGCTGCGGCAAATTGCGGAGAGCGCGACCCACAAGCTACTTCTAAAGCAGTGGCTCAAGGAGGAggagctcctcctccgccgcgtcgCCCTCAGAGAAACTCGCCTCGACGCCGCCCGTAGGGAGACCACCGGCCTCTTCTGCGCCTTCTTCGTGTTCCACTCCaccgccctcctcctcctcttctcctccgcctccgacgCCCCAGCCCCCCGCACGTGCCACCGATCGTGGATCCCctgcctcctctccctcctctcctcgcTGGGCCTCATCTGGGCCGTGCGGTACAAGGGCGACACCGAGAAGGTGCTCGAGAGAATGCTCGAGAGGGAAAAGGAGGACGCTTTGCTGCTGGGGAAGTGCGTGGGGGAGCTCCGGAAGAAGGGCGCCGAGTTCGACCTGCTGAAGGAGGTCGACGCGCTGCGGCGCGCGAAGAGCCTGCGGGTCGAGGCGAAGGCAGCGGCCGCAGTGAGGAGGTGGTCGGGGAGGGATTTGGGGATCATGGCGCTCTTCGCGGCCGCGTGCGGGGCGGTGGCTCTCACAAGGTTCGTGCTTTGTAGCTAG
- the LOC109715686 gene encoding photosystem I reaction center subunit III, chloroplastic yields MAPSSTTTTTTTKRLFLISCFSSPSSSQDQNQNNPPVSISASIKNFSAAVALSSILLSPAALSPPPAAADIAGLTPCKESKAFAKREKQSLKKLEASLKKYDPDSAPALAIKATMEKTKRRFENYGKFGLLCGADGLPHLIVNGDQRHWGEFVTPGLLFLYIAGWIGWVGRSYLIAIRDDKKPTQKEIIIDVPLASSLLWRGFIWPVAAYRELVTGNLVVDDADVGTY; encoded by the coding sequence ATGGccccctcctccaccaccaccaccaccaccaccaaacgcctcttcctcatctcctgcttctcctccccctcctcctctcagGATCAGAACCAAAACAATCCACCAGTCTCGATCTCCGCCTCGATCAAGAACTTCTCCGCCGCCGTCGCGCTCTCGTCGATCCTCCTCTCGCCGGCCGCCCTCTCCCCTCCGCCGGCGGCCGCCGACATCGCGGGGCTCACCCCCTGCAAGGAGTCCAAGGCCTTCGCGAAGCGCGAGAAGCAGTCCCTGAAGAAGCTGGAGGCGTCGCTCAAGAAGTACGACCCCGACTCGGCCCCCGCGCTGGCCATCAAGGCCACGATGGAGAAGACGAAGCGGCGGTTCGAGAACTACGGCAAGTTCGGGCTGCTCTGCGGCGCCGACGGCCTCCCCCACCTGATCGTGAACGGCGACCAGCGGCACTGGGGCGAGTTCGTCACCCCCGGCCTCCTCTTCCTCTACATCGCCGGCTGGATCGGCTGGGTCGGCCGCAGCTACCTCATCGCCATCCGCGACGACAAGAAGCCCACCCAGAAGGAGATCATCATCGACGTCCCCCTCGCCTCCAGCCTCCTCTGGCGTGGCTTCATCTGGCCCGTCGCCGCCTACCGCGAGCTCGTCACCGGCAATCTCGTCGTCGACGACGCCGACGTCGGCACCTACTGA
- the LOC109715172 gene encoding protein JASON-like isoform X2, giving the protein MGCLFGCFRIKDDDRGDHFISSSIASANKINGEKLVSKNQLAAIFLREDKGSPCEKSLYQNSQERRDKERSDRELKDEAKFLKSFGTLLETPEEIRKASESGNAETLDQGGVPPVRSWLPGITGKALFTEGQQVAEVSENGSSISKGHQTSVQHESTVKHDSGLKCRIGSVTSNTSPQESKESHLPSFGSKCEPFPMLLKLTEEMQTPATAYPADQESLKTRKNARICTQYMYPVLNPVHNLSQASEHTDSELCGNHAFRESQRNAVTPWANRAKGPLNQDDPELAVPSLSQWLKPPVANSGGRYEISPKSRSQSGMSSDVDRPIIGMVAAHWNEEESDPVPPKWWDGNGIPNSTNKYKEDQKVSWHATPFEERLEKALSEEKLQSQRKHSNGKSIEFRDEGEESDTAAS; this is encoded by the exons ATGGGATGCTTGTTTGGTTGTTTCCGGATCAAAGATGATGATCGAGGGGATCACTTCATCTCCAGCTCGATTGCTTCCGCGAACAAG ATTAATGGGGAGAAATTGGTGTCGAAGAATCAATTAGCAGCTATTTTCTTACGGGAAG ATAAAGGTTCTCCCTGTGAAAAAAGCTTGTATCAAAATTCACAAGAGAGGCGTGATAAAGAGAGGTCAGATAGAGAACTCAAGGATGAG GCCAAGTTTCTTAAATCTTTTGGCACTTTACTAGAAACACCAGAAGAAATTCGAAAAGCATCTGAAAGTGGAAATGCTGAAACTCTTGATCAGGGTGGTGTGCCTCCTGTTCGCTCATGGCTCCCTGGTATAACTGGTAAAGCACTTTTTACTGAAGGACAACAAGTTGCTGAAGTTTCAGAAAATGGAAG CTCTATTAGCAAGGGACATCAAACCTCAGTGCAGCACGAGAGTACGGTAAAACATGACTCTGGTCTCAAGTGTCGGATTGGCAGTGTAACTTCGAATACATCACCGCAAGAAAGCAAAGAAAGCCATCTTCCATCCTTTGGTTCTAAATGTGAACCCTTTCCGATGCTGTTAAAACTGACTGAGGAAATGCAAACTCCAGCAACTGCTTATCCAGCTGATCAAGAGTCACTCAAAACCAGAAAAAACGCTAGAATCTGTACACAATACATGTATCCAGTTTTAAATCCTGTACACAACCTATCTCAAGCTTCAGAACATACAGATTCAGAATTGTGTGGAAACCATGCATTTAGGGAGAGTCAAAGAAATGCAGTGACACCTTGGGCCAATAGAGCAAAGGGACCATTAAACCAGGATGATCCAGAACTTGCTGTTCCCAGTTTATCTCAATGGTTGAAACCCCCAGTGGCTAATAGTGGAGGGAGGTACGAGATATCTCCAAAGTCCAGGTCTCAATCTGGAATGAGCTCTGATGTGGACAGGCCTATTATCGGAATGGTTGCTGCACATTGGAATGAGGAAGAATCAGATCCTGTTCCTCCAAAGTGGTGGGACGGAAATGGCATCCCCAACTCGACGAACAAGTATAAAGAG GATCAGAAAGTAAGCTGGCATGCCACCCCGTTTGAGGAGAGGCTAGAGAAGGCTTTATCAGAAGAGAAACTACAGTCCCAAAG gaAACATTCTAATGGGAAATCAATTGAGTTCAGGGATGAAGGTGAGGAAAGTGATACAGCAGCATCCTGA
- the LOC109715175 gene encoding uncharacterized protein LOC109715175, whose translation MAGALNPSLLKAILVVMGLGLAAYIVGPPLYWHLVEALGGSSSCPPCSCDCSSQPLLSLPEELSNVSITDCAKRDPEVSEEMDKNFTDLLTEELKLREEEATEAEQRADVTLLEAKKLASQYQKEADKCSSGMDTCEEARERAEATLLEQKKLTALWELRARQKGWKPGNVKSQ comes from the exons ATGGCGGGGGCCCTAAACCCTAGCCTGTTGAAGGCGATACTCGTGGTGATGGGGCTAGGGTTAGCGGCGTACATCGTCGGGCCCCCTCTCTATTGGCACCTCGTCGAAGCCCTCGGCGGCTCCTCCTCGTGCCCCCCCTGCTCCTGCGATTGCTCCTCCCaacccctcctctccctccccgaAG AGTTGAGCAACGTCTCGATCACAG ATTGTGCGAAACGCGACCCGGAGGTTAGCGAAGAAATGGACAAGAATTTCACAGACCTCCTCACAGAAGAATTGAAGTTGAGAGAAGAGGAGGCGACGGAAGCAGAGCAGCGTGCTGACGTGACATTACTCGAGGCGAAGAAGTTGGCATCACAGTATCAAAAGGAAGCCGACAAGTGCAGCTCAGGAATGGACACCTGCGAGGAGGCACGAGAGAGGGCCGAGGCCACATTGCTCGAACAGAAGAAGCTCACCGCATTGTGGGAATTAAGGGCTCGACAAAAAGGGTGGAAACCGGGGAATGTAAAGTCTCAATGA